Genomic window (Cellulosilyticum lentocellum DSM 5427):
AATTGGCATGTATTTTATGGATTATAAAAGGATAGAGAAATATTCGTTACTTTTATATGTAGCAGCACTGGTTTTACTTATCTTAACTTTCTTATGGGGATATGAATTAAATGGAGCAAAAAAATGGTTAGGAATAGGTGTTTTTCAGTTTGAAACAGCAGTATTAGTCTCCCCACTCATTATAATAAGTTATATAGGATTAGCAAGAAAATGGAGTAAGAGAGGAAAGTCTGGTGCTATGTTTCTATTCGTGCTGATGATGCTTCCTACAATATTTTATGTGAGAGGGAATCTTGCTCAAGGGATAATTGTTTTTATTGTGCTAGTGGGGATTTTCTACAAACATTATCCTAACTGTTTAAAGCTGATATCGAATAAAAAGCATCATTTCATCTTGTGGATTGCTATACTAGGAGTGGTGGGAACCTTCTTTATTAAAAAGATAATAGAGGCACCTCACCGGTTGGAGCGTATAAGGGCTTGGCTCAATCCTAGTATTGACCCTATGGGAGAAGGATGGCTTACAATACAGCTTAGAAATATGTGTAAGGGTGCAAGTCTTGTAGGAAATGATGGTTTATTTTATACATTAGAGCAATTAGGAACAACAGAAGTGGTACCGCCTTATGGAAGTAGTGTTACGGATTATATCCTTAACTTTATGATTGGTATTTTGGGAATATTACCAGCTATTATTTTGGTGTGTATGATTATAGGACTTCTTATAAGATGCTTTAAAACAGCAGCAAAGGTGAGAGAAGGGTATGGGCATGATTTACTAATCAGTATTAGCACCCTATTTAGTGTACAATTTATATTAAGTATACTCTCAAACCTAGGGATTCTTCCTAGTATAAGTGGCACTTATATGCCATTTGTTTCCTATGGCGGGACTAACTTGGTTTGCAATATGATACTGATAGGCTTTTTCCTAGGCATTTATCGCCGCAAAGATATTAATCCAGTCCAGTTGATTAGTGAGGGTACAGCAGAAGCTAAGAGGCAAGGATGGATGCAGTGGGTGAATGCATTTTTTGAAATAGAAGATAAAGAGATAGATAAAGATTTTAAAGATAATTTTGAAGGGGAATTAAGTAATAGAGCATTAGCTGAAGCAGCCCTTAATTTTTTAAGGGGCTGTGAGGAAGTAGAATCAGTAGAGGTAGTTTTTAAGGATCAAGTACAAGAGTAGAACATTAAAATTGAAATCAACTAAACGACAAAAAGGGAACCATGCATACACGCATGATTCCCTCTTTGTCTCTCAGACTCTAGTTTGGCTTTCA
Coding sequences:
- a CDS encoding FtsW/RodA/SpoVE family cell cycle protein, whose product is MNHYVDAFLKEVLEQVRYKRMHPQLAQELNDHIESLKETLMEEEGYTEDKAYEEAVRQMGESVEIGKSLHKMHKPRLEWPTVLLIVGLLGISLITMFTYEYYFSTYIQGASYLYKQFICIVIGAIGLIGMYFMDYKRIEKYSLLLYVAALVLLILTFLWGYELNGAKKWLGIGVFQFETAVLVSPLIIISYIGLARKWSKRGKSGAMFLFVLMMLPTIFYVRGNLAQGIIVFIVLVGIFYKHYPNCLKLISNKKHHFILWIAILGVVGTFFIKKIIEAPHRLERIRAWLNPSIDPMGEGWLTIQLRNMCKGASLVGNDGLFYTLEQLGTTEVVPPYGSSVTDYILNFMIGILGILPAIILVCMIIGLLIRCFKTAAKVREGYGHDLLISISTLFSVQFILSILSNLGILPSISGTYMPFVSYGGTNLVCNMILIGFFLGIYRRKDINPVQLISEGTAEAKRQGWMQWVNAFFEIEDKEIDKDFKDNFEGELSNRALAEAALNFLRGCEEVESVEVVFKDQVQE